Proteins co-encoded in one Arachis hypogaea cultivar Tifrunner chromosome 13, arahy.Tifrunner.gnm2.J5K5, whole genome shotgun sequence genomic window:
- the LOC112737554 gene encoding uncharacterized protein has translation MKQVVGMVVSNKMQKSVVVAVDRLFHHKVYNRYIKRTSKFMAHDEHNHCNIGDRVRLDPSRPLSKHKHWIVAEILKKARIYTPPTTPVPENVPLSTEAPAP, from the exons ATGAAGCAAGTCGTAGGAATGGTGGTTTCCAATAAGATGCAGAAGTCAGTGGTGGTGGCAGTGGACAGGCTATTCCACCACAAAGTGTACAACCGTTACATCAAACGAACTTCTAAATTTATGGCACACGACGAGCACAATCATTGTAACATTGGTGATCGA GTTCGACTGGATCCTTCTAGGCCTTTGAGCAAGCACAAACATTGGATTGTTGCTGAAATTCTCAAGAAAGCACGCATATATACTCCTCCCACTACACCAGTACCTGAGAATGTGCCCTTAAGCACTGAAGCACCTGCTCCCTAA